Proteins encoded in a region of the Pirellulaceae bacterium genome:
- a CDS encoding 2OG-Fe dioxygenase family protein — protein MKVEPSPLQQMNGFDVEPVIMDNCKSCDGNTFFSSFGDLPFDAYYPKEIGGLRRRRFGSFAVCDEGNEITPLPHSPFFQSLELNPVAGGIQREFFPLDASVRNSSLLRGLLRFLVMQIGKSLVNWKVNVHQIRSEATVEPSLPAPEGIHRDGHDYVAIVGVNRSGIVGGENSVFDEGKRLILETTLLEPFDLILIDDRRTYHSVSPIRSRSQQIGYRDILILDFNRVSAD, from the coding sequence GTGATCATGGACAATTGTAAGTCTTGTGACGGTAATACATTTTTTTCTAGTTTTGGCGATCTCCCTTTCGACGCTTATTATCCGAAAGAAATCGGGGGTCTAAGAAGACGTCGATTTGGTTCTTTTGCCGTTTGCGATGAGGGCAATGAGATCACCCCTTTGCCTCATTCACCATTTTTTCAATCGCTCGAACTCAATCCGGTTGCGGGTGGAATACAACGTGAATTCTTTCCTTTAGATGCAAGTGTGCGAAATTCTTCCCTGTTGCGCGGTCTCTTACGATTCCTCGTCATGCAAATTGGTAAATCGCTGGTGAATTGGAAGGTGAATGTTCACCAAATCCGCAGTGAAGCCACTGTCGAGCCGTCCCTGCCGGCACCTGAAGGCATACATCGGGATGGCCACGATTACGTTGCAATTGTGGGGGTTAACCGATCGGGCATTGTTGGAGGTGAGAACAGCGTGTTTGACGAAGGAAAGAGATTGATTCTTGAGACGACGTTGTTAGAACCGTTCGACTTGATCCTGATTGATGATCGTAGAACGTACCATAGCGTCTCGCCCATTCGCTCGCGGTCTCAGCAAATAGGTTATCGCGATATCCTTATTCTTGATTTTAATCGGGTGTCAGCAGACTGA